The Gemmatimonadota bacterium genomic interval GCCTGAAACCGCTTTCTATGGCCGCCAGCGGGTCGGGGAGTCCGGGGTTCATTTCCAGGCTGACCGGGCCGTCGTATCCGATGTGGTCGAGGGTAGCCAGCGTACGTTTCAGCACGTCCCGGGTCAGGACCCCGTCACACAGGGCCCAGTGGAGATCGGATACGCCGTCGTTGTCATCGAGATGGAAGTATCCCAGCCGATCGCCCGCCCGCGTAACGGCTTCGGCCGGATCTTCCTTCGAAATCTGTGCGTGACCGATGTCGAACAGCAGGTACAGGTTGTCGTGACCCAGCCTCGTGATGTAATCGAGGGTGTCCCGTACCGTCGCCAGGGCTTTCCACGGAAAATGCTCAATACACAGCT includes:
- a CDS encoding sugar phosphate isomerase/epimerase; translated protein: AYLLPGEEEGDTEALSRYGETVTGLADVAAGYGIKLCIEHFPWKALATVRDTLDYITRLGHDNLYLLFDIGHAQISKEDPAEAVTRAGDRLGYFHLDDNDGVSDLHWALCDGVLTRDVLKRTLATLDHIGYDGPVSLEMNPGLPDPLAAIESGFRLVRAL